In Symphalangus syndactylus isolate Jambi chromosome 14, NHGRI_mSymSyn1-v2.1_pri, whole genome shotgun sequence, one DNA window encodes the following:
- the LOC129461993 gene encoding uncharacterized protein, which yields MSEDVKFDHLVNFGSAKFLHEPRLPRPRILTCSTRQTEATWGSQGGREGERRSHGLPGLLPLLLRQEQERGDQRLDGWGLRPAARDGGGAWQLGGQRTSLSAPPLGTWEPDLQPPSPVQEGATHSLRDVPRGCISTDELGLPHPHALPPPALEGGLSLVALPIHDEESETQLQAMQRRVLGCPTPSALVQTNGLSVSMKLPLLDTRNECNHTACALQCPAHVTWLIS from the exons ATGAGTGAGGACGTGAAGTTTGACCACTTGGTCAACTTTGGGTCTGCTAAATTTCTCCATG AGCCTCGCCTGCCCAGGCCTCGGATCCTCACCTGTAGCACCCGCCAAACAG AGGCCACGTGGGGatcacagggagggagggagggcgagCGAAGGTCACATGGCCTCCCTGGCCTGCTGCCGCTGCTGTTGCGGCAGGAGCAGGAGCGTGGGGACCAGCGGCTGGACGGGTGGGGGCTGAGGCCTGCAGCTCGTGATGGCGGTGGAGCCTGGCAGCTGGGAGGGCAAAGGACCAGCCTCTCTGCCCCTCCCCTTGGCACCTGGGAGCCTGACCTCCAGCCTCCCTCACCTGTCCAGGAAGGAGCCACACACTCTCTGCGTGATGTGCCAAGAGGCTGCATCTCCACTGATGAGCTGGGACTCCCCCATCCCCATGCCCTTCCTCCCCCAGCTTTGGAAGGTGGCCTTTCCCTGGTGGCCCTGCCAATCCATG acgAGGAATCCGAGACACAACTGCAGGCCATGCAGCGGCGGGTACTTGGCTGTCCTACCCCATCCGCTCTGGTGCAGACAAA cggactttctgtctctatgaagttGCCTCTTCTGGACACTCGAAATGAGTGCAATCATACCGCCTGTGCCCTTCAGTGTCCAGCTCATGTCACTTGGCTGATATCCTGA